The Streptomyces laurentii region GGGGGCAAATCGGACGCGCGATCGATCATCGTACGAGCCTCATGCCGTTCTGCGGCCCACCCTCGCTCGAAAGTGTCCGAAAAGCGTCGCTCGGGCGTGTCGCCGCCCGGGCGTGTCGCGCCCCCGCGCCCCGCGTCTCCCGAACCCGGTGTGTCCCCCCGGTCCCCTCTGTCCCTCTGCCCCCGTGCCGCCGTGTGCTTGCGTCCCCTGGCTACGGCTGCTGCGGGCCCCGCCGCTGCGGCAGCGAGACGACCCCGGCGCCGGACGTGGTCCCCGCCCCCGGCCCCTTCGGCGGCTCCGGCGACGACGGCGGAAGCCCCGCGACCTGGCACAGCAGATCGCACCAGGCCTCCAGATGCGCCCCGGTGTCCGGCACCCCGCCCTGCCCCTCCCGCGGCGTCCACGACGCCCGGATCTCGATCTGCGTCGCCGGCGCGCGCTCCGCGAGCCCCCCGAAATAGTGCGAGCCCGCCATCGTGACGGTGCCGCTCGCCTCCTCGTACGCGAGGCCGCGCGCCTCGAACGCCCCGGTCAGCCAGGACCAGCACACCTCCGGCAGCAGCGGGTCCGCCGCCATCTCCGGCTCCAGCTCCGCCCGCACCAGGGTGACCAGCCGGAACGTCCCCTTCCAGGCGTCGTGCCCGGCCGGGTCGTGCAGCAGCACGAGACGCCCGTCCGCGAGGTCCTCGTCTCCGTCGACGACCACCGCCTCCAGCGCGTACGCGTGCGGGGCGAGCCGCTGCGGCGGCCGGGTCGGCTCGGCCTCGATCTCCGGCCGCAGCCGCACCGCGCGCAGCCCCTCGACCGCCCGCCGGAACGCGGGCGGCACCGCGTCGGCCTCCGTGGCACTCACCTTGTCGTCACCCGCCGTCTTCCCCGTCCCCGTCTCTGTCCCTCGAATGCCGTCGGAATGATCGGAAGAATGTCCCTGAGCCGCAGCCATGCGGGGAAGAGTAGGCGGAACGGGGCCCTGGCGCAGGGAGGGACACCCGGGCCGGGCGAGCGGCTTCTCGCCACATGCGAAGATTCTGGGCGTGAGCGCCATGGATCGCCCTACGGGCCAGCAGACGAAGCACCAGCCGCAGACCTACGACTCCACGTTCCTCAAGGCGTGCCGGCGCGAGGCGGTGCCGCACACGCCGGTCTGGTTCATGCGGCAGGCCGGGCGGTCCCTGCCCGAGTACCTCAAGGTCCGCGAGGGCATCCCCATGCTCGAGTCGTGCATGCGGCCCGAGCTGGTCACCGAGATCACCCTGCAGCCCGTCCGCCGGCACGACGTCGACGCCGCGATCTACTTCAGCGACATCGTCGTCCCGCTCAAGGCCATCGGCATCGACCTCGACATCAAGCCCGGTGTCGGCCCCGTCGTCGACGAGCCGATCCGCACCCGCGCCGACCTGGCCCGGCTGCGCGACCTCACGCCCGAGGACGTCGCGTACGTCACCGAGGCCATCGGCATGCTCACCGCCGAGCTGGGCGCCACCCCGCTCATCGGCTTCGCCGGTGCGCCGTTCACCCTCGCGAGCTACCTCGTCGAGGGCGGCCCGTCCCGCAACCACGAGCACACCAAGGCGCTCATGTACGGCGACCCGCAGCTGTGGGCCGACCTGCTGGACCGCCTCGCCGAGATCACCTCCGCCTTCCTCAAGGTGCAGATCGAGGCCGGCGCCTCCGCCGTCCAGCTCTTCGACTCCTGGGTCGGCGCCCTCGCCCCCGCCGACTACCGCCGCTCGGTGATGCCGGCCTCCACGAAGGTCTTCGACGCGGTCGCCGGGTACGGCGTGCCGCGCATCCACTTCGGTGTCGGTACGGGCGAGCTGCTCGGCCTCATGGGCGAGGCGGGCGCCGACGTGGTCGGCGTCGACTGGCGCGTCCCGCTCGACGAGGCCGCCCGCCGCGTCGGCCCCGGCAAGGCGCTCCAGGGCAACCTCGACCCGGCCGTCCTGTTCTCCTCCCGCGAGGCCGTCGAGGCCAAGACGGACGAGGTCCTGGCCGCGGCCGAGGGCCTGGAGGGCCACATCTTCAACCTCGGTCACGGTGTGCTGCCGACGACCGACCCGGAGGCCCTGACCCGGCTCGTCGACTACGTGCACACGCGTACCGCGCGCTGAGTCGCTGAGTGGGTACGCGCGGCGGGCCGGGGCGAGCAGCCCCTGAGCCCGCCGCCTCGGCCCCGGTGCCTCAGCCCGCCGCCCGTACCGCCGCGACCGCCTTGCGCGCCGCCACCAGGACCGGGTCCCACACCGGCGAGAACGGCGGCGCGTACCCGAGGTCCAGGGCGGTCATCCGCTCCACCGTCATCCCGGCCGTCAGCGCCACCGCCGCGATGTCCACCCGCTTCGCCGCACCCTCGCGGCCCACGATCTGCACCCCGAGCAGCCGTCCCGAACGCCGCTCGGCCAGCATCTTCACCGTCATCGGCGCCGCCCCCGGGTAGTAGCCCGCCCGGCTCGTCGACTCCACGGTCACCGTCACGTACTGGAGCCCCACCGCACGGGCGTCCTTCTCCCGCAGCCCGGTCCGCGCGATCTCCAGGTCGCACACCTTGGACACCGCCGTGCCCACCACGCCCGGGAACGTCGCGTAGTCGCCGCCCACGTTCGAGCCGATGACCTGGCCGTGCTTGTTGGCGTGCGTGCCCAGCGGAATGTGCCGCTCCTTGCCGGACACCAGGTCGAGGACCTCCACGCAGTCGCCGCCCGCCCACACGTTCTCCTGCCCGCGCACCCGCATCGACAGGTCGGTGAGCAGACCCCCGTACGCCCCCAGCGGCAGCCCCGCCGCCCGCGCGAGGGTGGTCTCCGGCACCACGCCCATGCCGAGCACGACCACGTCCGCCGGGAACTCGCCGGTGTCCGTCGTGACCGCCCGCACCCGGCCGTCGTCGCCGGTCAGGATGCCGGTGACCGCCGACGATCCGACCGTACGGATGCCCAGGCCGTCCATCGCGTGATGCACCAGGCGTCCCATGTCGGGGTCGAGCGTGGCCATCGGCTGCTCGCCCCGGTTGAGGACCGTCACCTCGAAGCCGTGGCCGAGCAGCGCCTCCGCCATCTCCACCCCGATGTACCCGGCGCCGACGACCACGGCCCGCCGGCCGCGCGCCCGGGACAGCGACTCGATCAGCGACTGCCCGTCGTCGAGGGTCTGCACGCCGTGCACGCCCGGCGCGTCGATGCCCGGCAGCGGCGGCCGCGACGGGCGGGCGCCCGTCGCGATCACCAGCTTGTCGAAACCGGTCCACGCCTCCGTGCCCGACTCCAGGTCCCGGGTCCGCACCCGCTGACCGGGCAGATCCAGCTCGGTCACCTCGGTCCGCATCCGCAGATCGATGTCCCGGGCGCGGTGCTCCTCCGGGCCGCGCGCGATCAGCGCGTCCCGGACGGGGACGTCACCGCCGACCCAGTACGGGATGCCGCAGGCCGAGTACGAGCTGAAGTGACCGCGCTCGAACGCGACGATCTCCAGCTCCCCGGGCTTCCTCAGCCTGCGCGCCTGTGACGCGGCGGACATGCCCGCCGCGTCCCCGCCGATGACCACAAGGCGTTCGCTCATGGGGCCTTATTCTGCGGGCTCCCCGTCGGGTGCGGGCATGGAGGGTCCGGCCGTGTCGCCGGATCCGGCCGTTCCGGCCGTTCCGGCCGTTCCGGACGTGGCGGCCGGTGCCTGAGGTGCGGCCGGTGCCGGCGATGCGGGTGTTCCGGGCGTGCCGCCCGTCCAGTGCGGCAGCCCGGGGGTGGCGAGCGCCCCGTGCCCGGTCGCCACCGGCGCACGCCGGCGCAGCCGGGGCCGGATCAGCCACCGCCACACCGCGTACCCGACCGCCGCGACCGCCAGCCACGGCGCGAGCGCGGCGAGCACGACGAGGACCCACGTGACGGCGGTGGCCAGCGCGTGCCAGCCGCCGCTCAGGGCGTCGAGGAAGCCGGGCCGGTCGTCGTCCTCGGCGGGGGGCGCGCTGGTCCGTGTCTCGCTCAGCAGGAGCGTGATCGTCGCCAGTGACGTACGGTCCTTCAGTGAGGCCTGCTGGGCGAGCAGCGCCTCCAAGTCGGCCTGCCGCCTGCTCAGTTCGCTCTCCAGGGACACCACGTCGCTCAGCTGCGTCGCCTTGTCCATCAGCTCCCGCACCCGCGCGACGCTCGCTCGCTGGGTCGCGATCCGGCTCTCGACGTCCACCACTTGGTCGGTGACGTCCTTCGCGTCCGCCTTGCGCGACAGCAGCTTGCCGCCACCCGCGAGCTTGGTGAGGACGTCGTCGTAACGGTCCTGCGGGACGCGCAGCACCAGCCGGGACGTGACCAGACTCTCGTCGCTGTAGGAGACCTCGTCGCCGTCGTCGCGTTGCGTCGTCTCGGTCTCGACCCGGCCGCCCGCGTCCGTCGCGGCACGGCGGGCGTCGGCCGCCGCGTTCTCCACGCTGCGGACCCGGACGGACAGTTCGGCGGTACGGATGACGTGCTGTTGCGCCGCCGGGGTACGGGGCGTGCCGCCCTTCCCCTGCGCCGGAGGCTTGGCCGTCAGTCCCGCGCTGGGCCCGTCGGCCCGGTCGGCGGCGGCCCCGCTCCCGGCGGCGTACCCGCGGTCCGCCGCCTTCGCGTCCGCCGACCCGGCGTCGGCGGTGCCGCCTCCGGCGCAGCCCGTCAGGACCAGCGAGGCCGTCAGCAGCGTCGCCGCCGCGCCCGCCCGTACCGTCCTGGCTCTCTTCTTCCCCATGTCCACGTTCCCGTTGCTCATCAAGGCCCCCAAGGCGATCGTCGGTGTGTCGTGGCGCCTTTTTGACGGAGGGGGCGGGTGTCCGGTTTCGCTCGGGCGGTCGCGATGCGGTCACGGTCAGGCCTCGGATCGGGCGCGCCGAAGCGGTTTGAGAGAGTGGGACCATGAACGCGAACGCGCAGACAACGGACGCACCGGACGTCGTCGTCATCGGCGGCGGCATCGCGGGCCTCGCCGCCGCCCACCGCCTCGTCACGGCCGGTAAGCGGGTCGTCCTCCTCGAAGCGGGCGACCGGGTCGGCGGCAAGCTGCTGGCCGGCGAGATCGCCGGCGCCCCCGTCGATCTCGGCGCCGAATCCCTGCTCGCCCGGCGGCCGGAGGCCGTCGCGCTCGCCGAGCGGGTCGGCCTCGGCGACCGCCTCCAGGCCCCCGCCACCACCACCGCCTCCGTCTGGTCCCGCGGCGCGCTCGTGCCCATGCCCAAGGGCCACGTCATGGGCGTCCCCGGCGACGGCCGGGCCGTCGAGGGCCTGCTGTCCGCCGAGGCCGTGGCGCGCGTCGGCCGCGACCGCGAGCTGCCGCCCACCGAGATCGGCGACGACATCGCCATCGGCGCGTACGTCGCCGAACGGATGGGCCACGAGGTCGTCGACCGGCTCGTCGAACCCCTCCTCGGTGGGGTGTACGCGGGCGACGCCTACCGCATCTCGATGCGCGCCGCCGTCCCCGCGCTGTTCCGCGCCGCCCGTGAGCACGCCACGCTCACCGAGGCCGTACGCGCCGTCCAGCAGGCGGGCGCGGCCGGCCCGAGCGACGCCGCGGGCGGCGGTACGGGCCTCGGCACCGGCCTCGGCGGCTCCGCCTTCGCCGGCATCCGGGGCGGCGTCGGCACGCTCCCCGGCGCGGTCGCCGACGCCGTACGCGCCGCGGGCGGCACGATCCTCACCCGTACCCCGGTCACCGGCCTGCGCCGCACCGGCCCCGACGGCTGGGAGGTCACCACCCCGGACCGGGTCCTCACTCCCGGCGCCGTCGTGCTCGCCACCCCCGCCGGACCCGCGGCCGAGCTGCTCGCCGGTCTCGCGCCCGCCGCGGCGACCGAGCTGAGCGCCGTCGAGTACGCGTCCATGGCCCTGATGACCCTGGCCTTCCGGCGCGCCGACCTGCCCGAGCTGCCCGGCTCCGGCTTCCTCGTCCCGCCGGTCGACGGCCACACCATCAAGGCGTCCACCTTCGCCAGCCAGAAGTGGCAGTGGATCGCCGACGGCGCCCCCGACCTCTTCGTGCTCCGCACCTCCGTCGGCCGCTACGGCGAGGCGGAGCAGGTCGACCGCGAGGACTCCGACCTGGTCGACGTCTCCCTGAAGGACCTGGCCGCCGCCACCGGTCTGGCCGCCCGGCCCGTCGCCTCCACCGTCACCCGCTGGATCGGCGGCCTGCCGCAGTACCCGGTCGGCCACCTGGCCCGGGTCGACCGGATCCGCGCCGCCGTCGCCGGACTGCCCCGGCTGGCCCTCGCGGGCGCCGTCTACGAAGGCGTCGGAATCCCCGCGTGCGTCGCTTCGGGCGAGCGCGCGGCGGACGAGATCATCGCCACGTCGGAAACGGGCGACCCCGGTGCGGGGCACTCTCGGTGAAGGGCGAGAATAGAGCCATGAGTGCGCCCGAAAAGATCCCGAACGCCGGTAAGAAGGCGAAGGACCTCAACGAGGTCATCCGCTACACCCTGTGGTCCGTCTTCAAGCTGCGCGATGTTCTTCCCGAGGATCGGGCCGGCTACGCCGAAGAAGTCCAGGAGCTGTTCGACCAGCTCGCCGCCAAGGACATCACCATCCGCGGCACCTACGACCTCTCCGGGCTGCGCGCCGACGCCGATCTCATGATTTGGTGGCACGCCGAGACGAGCGACGAGCTCCAGGACGCGTACAACCTGTTCCGCCGCACCAAGCTGGGCCGTGCCCTGGAGCCGGTGTGGTCGAACATGGCGCTGCACCGTCCCGCCGAGTTCAACAAGTCGCACATCCCGGCCTTCCTGGCCGACGAGACCGCGCGTAACTACGTGTCGGTGTACCCGTTCGTGCGCTCGTACGACTGGTACGTGCTGCCGGACGAGGACCGTCGCCGGATGCTCGCCGACCACGGCAAGATGGCCCGCGGCTACCCGGACGTGCGCGCCAACACGGTCGCCTCGTTCTCGCTCGGCGACTACGAGTGGATCCTGGCCTTCGAGGCCGACGAGCTGCACCGTATCGTCGACCTCATGCGTCACCTTCGGGGCTCCGAGGCGCGCCTGCACGTCCGCGAGGAGATCCCGTTCTACACCGGCCGGCGCAGGAGCGTCGCCGAGCTGGTGGCGGGCCTGGCCTGAGGCTGACGTCCCCGGGGCCCGACCGGGCCCCGGAGCTCAGTCCTCCGGCATCACCGACCAGGTCACCGTCCGGCGCCCAGCCGGATGGGTGGCCCCTCGACCCGGAAGATCAGACGGCTCGCGGTCCTTCGCGAGCCGCTCCAGCGACACCGGGTCCGGCTCCGGGTGCGGCGCGCATGACGCGCGCCGCACCGGCGTCTTCTGGGCCGTGTACGCGGACGGATCCGCGTGCGGCCCCATCGCGGCCAGAGGTGCCGCCGTCTCGGCCTCCTCCTCCGCGCTCGCCCCGTCGCCGCCCATCGCCTCGTCGGGCACCTCGCCCGTCAGCAGATAGCGCTCCAGATAGCCGTTCACACAGGCGTTGGGGCCGCCTCCGGTGCCGTGCGTCCCGGCACCCCGCTCGGTCACCAGCGCGGAACCCGCCAGCCGGCGGTGGAGTTCGAGCGCCCCCTCGTATGGTGTCGCGGCGTCGCGTTCGGCCGCGAGGATCAGCACCGGCGGCAGCACTCCCGGACCGGTGCGCACGTCCAGCGGTTCCTGGCGCGGCGCGGGCCAGTACGCGCAGGGCAGGTTCGCCCACACGTTGTCCCAGGTCTCGAACGGGGCGCGGCGCGCGAGCCGGGTGTTGTCGTGGTCCCAGACGGCGAAGTCCTCCGGCCACGGGCCGTCGTTGCACTCCACGGCCGTGTAGACGGCGGTCCCGTTCCCCGGATCGGCGTCCTTCGTGACCTCCGGATCGACGGGGTCGGGAGCGGCCTGGGTCACCAGCGGCTTCGGATCGCCCTTCAGATACGCCCCGAGCGCGCCCGCCCGGGCCGGCCAGAACCGGTCGTCGTACAGTGCCGCGAGCATCGCCCGGTGCAACTGCCCCGGCCCGACCCGGTCGTCCGCCGGGTGCGCGGCGAGCCGGGCGCGCACCTTCTCGTAACGGCGGGCGACCTCGGCGGCCGTCGTCCCCAGCCCGTACACCTTGTCGTGCCGGGCCGCCCAGGTACGGAAGTCCTCCCAGCGCTGCTCGAAGGCGAGCGACTGGTCGAGGTTGCTCTCGTACCAGATCTTGCCCGGCGCCGGGTTCACGGGCGCGTCGAAGACCATCCGGCGTACGTGGTGCGGGAACAGCGTCGCGTACAGGGCGCCGAAGTACGTGCCGTACGAGGCGCCCATGAACGTCAGCCGCCGCTCGCCGAGCGCCGCCCGCAGCACCTCCAGGTCGCGGGCGTTGTTGAGCGAGTGGTAGTGCCGCAGGGCCGGGCCGGTGCGCTCCGCGCAGCCCCGCGCGTACGCCTTGGCGCGGGCGATCCGCTCCCGCTTGAAGTCCTCCGGGGGCTCCGACGGCGCGAGCGACGGCCCCTGCTGGCGGTCGGCCGGGGCCTGGCAGGACACCGGCGCGGACCGGGCCACGCCGCGCGGGGCGTAGCCGACCAGGTCGTACGCGGCGGCGATGCGCTTGAAGACGGGCAGTTCGGCGGCGAGCGGGAAGAAGGTGGAGGAGGCGCCGGGGCCGCCCGGGTTGTAGACGAGCGCGCCCTGCCGCTTCGCCTCCGGGCCGGCGGCCCTCACCCGGCTGACCGTCAGCGGGACGCGGGTGCCGTCCGGTTGCGCGTAGTCGAGCGGGACCTCCACGGTCCCGCACTCCACCGGCTCCGGCAGTTTCTCGGCCGCCGGGCACGCCCCGAACCGGATGCCCCGCGCCGCCGCGACCCGCACCGCGACCGCGACGCCCAGGCTTTCGGCGGACGGGGCCGGCCCGCCCGGCGCGGCCGCGGCGGGGGTGGCGACGGCGGCCGGGGTGAGGAGGGCGGACAACAGCAGCGCGACCGGCTTCATGGGGGATCCTTCGAGGAGACCTTCCGGCGGGGGCGGGACAGACGCCTCCCAGGGGGAGGGTTCGCCGCCGGGGCGGCGCTGTAAAGCACCGTCGGCGGGTGTCGCCGCACTGTCCCCGGAACGCCGCACGCGGCGGAAGCGCGGGGAGGGACGCGCGCCCCCGGCGTGCGCTGTCCCGGGCTCTTGGCGTCCGACCTTGACCTTGACACGGTGACAAGCCCTTCACTGGGCCGCAGGAGGTGGCCCACATGACCATGTCGGCATCGGCATCCGTGCCAGAAGAAGACGCCAAGAAGGCGTCCGTGCTCCGGGGGCTGGAGCATCCCGACGCGTCGGTCCGGGTCCGGGCGGCACTGGCGATCGGTTCGCGCCCCGACGCGGGGTACGTCGCGCCGCTGATCGAGCGGTGCCGGGTCGAACCCGACTTCTCCGTACGGGAGACGCTGACCTGGGCACTGACCCGCCACGCGGCCGACGCGACGGTTCCGCCGCTCGTCGCCGAGGTCCGCTCGGACCGGCCGCGGGCGCGGAGCCAGGCACTGCACACGCTGTCCAAGATCGGGGACCGGCGGGCGTGGCCGGTGATCACCCCGGCGCTGCTCGCGGACTCCGACGTCGAGGTGGCCCGCACCGCCTGGCGGGCGGCGGCCGTGCTCGTACCCGAGGGGGAGGAGCGGGCGCTCGCCGTAGAGTTGGCGAAACGGTTGGGGTGGGGAGCGCACGACACGCAACTGAGTCTCAGCCGGGCGCTGATCGCGCTCGGCGAGGTGATGCTGCCGCTCCTGGCGGCGGCGGAGACGGACCCCGATCCCGACGTGCGCGCGCACGCGGGGGCCACGGTGAGGCTGTGGCGCGACCCGGACGCCGGATTCGCCTCGGCCGTCGAGGAGGCGAAGCGGGTCGTGGCCCTGGGCGGGCAGGCCGGCGGGGATTCGGGCGCGTCGGGTTCGGGCGCGTCGGGTTCAGGCGAGGGCGAGGGCGAGGGCGAGGCGGAGGGGCGGTAGACGGTGCTGATCGGTGAGGTCGCGCGACGGTCCGGGGTGAGCGCCCGCATGCTGCGGCACTACGAGGCGCTCGGCCTGGTGCGGCCGACCGGCCGTACCGGCTCGGACTACAGGGAGTACTCCGCCGAGAACATCCGGCGGATCTTCCACATCGAGAGCCTGCGGTCCCTCGGCCTGTCGCTGCGCGACGTCGGACGCGCGCTCGACGACCCCGGCTTCGCGCCCGCCGGGCTCGTCGACGACCTCGTCCGCCGTACGCGGGAACGCATCGCGGCGGAGACGGAACTGCTCACGCGGCTGCGCCGGATCGACGCGGCCGAGCCCGAGGACTGGGAGGACGTCCTCCAGATCACCGCGCTGCTCCAGGCGCTGGGCTCGGAGAGCCCGAAGGCGCGGCAGCGCGCTGCCCTGTCGGCGGCCGAGGAGGTCCCCGTACCGGTGGAGGCCCTGGTCGAGGCGGTCCTGCGGGAGCCGGACCCGAACGTCGCCGGTGCCCTGCGCTGGGCGCTCGTCCCCGCGGGCGAGGAGGCGGCCGTGCTGCTCGCGCGGGGGCTCGACGCGACGGAGGCCGAGGTACGCGTCCGGGCCGTCCGTTCCCTCGCCGAGATCCCGGGCGACGCGGCGACCGCCCTGCTCCACGAGGCCCTCGCGCATCACGACGGGGCCGTGCGCGGGTACGCGGCCCTCGCGCTCGGCGCGCGGGGCGTGGCCGACGCCGTACCGACCCTCGTCGACCTGATCGTCGAGGGCCGCAACGACGTCGACGCCGCCGACGCGCTGGGCGCGCTTGCGCACGAGGCCGCGCCGGCGGAGCGGATCACGGCCGCGCTCGTCGGCCGCCTCGCCGCCGGCACCCTGGAGCCCCCGGCGCGCCGGCGGCTCACCCAGGCGCTCGCCGACATCCCCGGGCCCGCGGCCGTCCGCGCGCTCGAAGCGCTGTCCGACGACGAGGACCGGGAAGTGTCCCTGACGGCCACGGCGGTGCTGAGGCTGCGGGACGTACAGACGCGTCCGGGGCCGTGAGCCCGCGCGCGTGAGCCCCAGGTGACTACCGCCTTCTGCCGCCGACCGGCCGCACCGCCGTACGGAGCCGGTGGGCGAGCCGGGCGGCCGGGCCCGGCGGGCGGGTGCCCGCCCGTTCGCGCCACCAGGCGACGAGCAGCCGGCGCGCGGCCGGGTCCTCGGGACGGCCGGAGACCAGCAGTTCCTCGGCGAAGTCGAGGGCGTCGTGCCGGTATCCGTCGGTCATGGGCTGCGTACGGGCGTACGCGAGGAACGCCGGCCGGTAGTCCGCGCCCAGGATCTCCGGCAGTTCCGGCGCCACCTTCGCCACCACGTCGGCCCGCTTGCCCGCGAGCGCCCGGCTCTGCACCCCGAGCCGCCGGACGTCGAACCCCTCGGGCGCCGGGGTCCCCGCCACCAGAGCCGAGAGCAGCGCCGTCTCCGCGAGCCCGACCCGCTGCCGGGCGCGCAGGGTGCCGGCCGGGTCGGGCTCGCGCCGGATGGCGTGCGCGACGGGTGTCGCGGCCGGCACGGCCCGAGGGGCGTGGACGGGTACCGCGGGCGGCATCGCACCGCCCGAGACCCGGGCGCCCGCGCCGATCAGCAGCGGCCGCGGGCGTGCCGCGAGCACCGTCGTACGGATCGCGTCGAGTTCGGCGGCCAGCTCCTCGCGCGCGGGGAAGTGGTCGTCCCGTTCGAGCAGGACGCCCGGTGGGGAGACCCGGGAGGCGAGGTCCGCCAGGATGTCGAGGACTGGCCGCGGCACCGGGTGGGCGTGCGTGTCGTGCCACACCCCGTCCCGCTCCAGACCGCCCGCGACGTGCACGTACGCGAGGGCGTCCAGCGGCAGCCCGGACAGGGCCTCGGCCGGGTCCTCGCCCCGGTTGACGTGGTTGGTGTACAGATTGGCGACGTCGATCAGGAGCCGTACCCCCGTACGGTCCACCAGCTCGGTCAGGAACTGCGCCTCCGTCAGTTCCTCGTCCGGCCAGGCGATCAGGGCCGCGATGTTCTCCAGGGCCAGCGGCACCGGCAGCGCGTCCTGCGCGATCCGCACGTTCTCGCACAGCACGTCGAGCG contains the following coding sequences:
- a CDS encoding HEAT_2 domain containing protein (HEAT repeats; pfam13646;~HEAT_2 domain containing protein [Streptomyces fulvissimus DSM40593];~UniProt-pubmed:21463507; UniProt-pubmed:18375553; UniProt-pubmed:20581206; UniProt-pubmed:21551311; UniProt-pubmed:12000953; UniProt-pubmed:20567260; UniProt-pubmed:17030794;~identified by MetaGeneAnnotator; putative), whose amino-acid sequence is MTMSASASVPEEDAKKASVLRGLEHPDASVRVRAALAIGSRPDAGYVAPLIERCRVEPDFSVRETLTWALTRHAADATVPPLVAEVRSDRPRARSQALHTLSKIGDRRAWPVITPALLADSDVEVARTAWRAAAVLVPEGEERALAVELAKRLGWGAHDTQLSLSRALIALGEVMLPLLAAAETDPDPDVRAHAGATVRLWRDPDAGFASAVEEAKRVVALGGQAGGDSGASGSGASGSGEGEGEGEAEGR
- a CDS encoding hypothetical protein (DNA binding residues [nucleotide binding];~Helix-Turn-Helix DNA binding domain of transcription regulators from the MerR superfamily; cl02600;~identified by MetaGeneAnnotator; putative;~transcriptional regulator [Streptomyces viridochromogenes DSM40736]); translation: MLIGEVARRSGVSARMLRHYEALGLVRPTGRTGSDYREYSAENIRRIFHIESLRSLGLSLRDVGRALDDPGFAPAGLVDDLVRRTRERIAAETELLTRLRRIDAAEPEDWEDVLQITALLQALGSESPKARQRAALSAAEEVPVPVEALVEAVLREPDPNVAGALRWALVPAGEEAAVLLARGLDATEAEVRVRAVRSLAEIPGDAATALLHEALAHHDGAVRGYAALALGARGVADAVPTLVDLIVEGRNDVDAADALGALAHEAAPAERITAALVGRLAAGTLEPPARRRLTQALADIPGPAAVRALEALSDDEDREVSLTATAVLRLRDVQTRPGP
- a CDS encoding tripeptidyl aminopeptidase (TAP-like protein; pfam08386;~Tripeptidyl aminopeptidase [Streptomyces davawensis JCM4913];~identified by MetaGeneAnnotator; putative), which codes for MKPVALLLSALLTPAAVATPAAAAPGGPAPSAESLGVAVAVRVAAARGIRFGACPAAEKLPEPVECGTVEVPLDYAQPDGTRVPLTVSRVRAAGPEAKRQGALVYNPGGPGASSTFFPLAAELPVFKRIAAAYDLVGYAPRGVARSAPVSCQAPADRQQGPSLAPSEPPEDFKRERIARAKAYARGCAERTGPALRHYHSLNNARDLEVLRAALGERRLTFMGASYGTYFGALYATLFPHHVRRMVFDAPVNPAPGKIWYESNLDQSLAFEQRWEDFRTWAARHDKVYGLGTTAAEVARRYEKVRARLAAHPADDRVGPGQLHRAMLAALYDDRFWPARAGALGAYLKGDPKPLVTQAAPDPVDPEVTKDADPGNGTAVYTAVECNDGPWPEDFAVWDHDNTRLARRAPFETWDNVWANLPCAYWPAPRQEPLDVRTGPGVLPPVLILAAERDAATPYEGALELHRRLAGSALVTERGAGTHGTGGGPNACVNGYLERYLLTGEVPDEAMGGDGASAEEEAETAAPLAAMGPHADPSAYTAQKTPVRRASCAPHPEPDPVSLERLAKDREPSDLPGRGATHPAGRRTVTWSVMPED
- a CDS encoding AP endonuclease, family 2 (AP endonuclease, family 2 [Streptomyces griseoflavus Tu4000];~Protein of unknown function (DUF692); cl01263;~identified by MetaGeneAnnotator; putative); the protein is MGESGKARAYVDLGVGIGWRPEIADAVEALPGIDWVEVVAENLCVDHLPDSLARLRARGTTVVPHGVSLGLGGADRPDAGRLAALARKAEALGAPLVTEHVAFVRAGGPVTATPQLEAGHLLPVPRTRDALDVLCENVRIAQDALPVPLALENIAALIAWPDEELTEAQFLTELVDRTGVRLLIDVANLYTNHVNRGEDPAEALSGLPLDALAYVHVAGGLERDGVWHDTHAHPVPRPVLDILADLASRVSPPGVLLERDDHFPAREELAAELDAIRTTVLAARPRPLLIGAGARVSGGAMPPAVPVHAPRAVPAATPVAHAIRREPDPAGTLRARQRVGLAETALLSALVAGTPAPEGFDVRRLGVQSRALAGKRADVVAKVAPELPEILGADYRPAFLAYARTQPMTDGYRHDALDFAEELLVSGRPEDPAARRLLVAWWRERAGTRPPGPAARLAHRLRTAVRPVGGRRR